The genomic stretch TCTTCTCCAGACTCCATATGCCCGCAGGCCATCGTCATCCACAATTACTCATCACTGCCTCCGCCATGGCCACCGCCATCCTCGTTCTCTCCATAATCTTCAAACTCATCTCCTACACTTCTTGAAGTGTCATCTATTGATGAGTCCATCTCTTTGTTCGGCTCCACTTGAATACTGTATAGGGTCTCCGTTAATTCTGCCCAATCCATGTTAGTAATCTCTATCGGGATATTGCAGAGACCACTGTCATCCTGGGAAAACAGAGTTACTCTGTGGTCTGGCCAAGAGTACTCAACATCAACTACATTGGGACTGGCGTTTCTTCCCGTGTATCGCGCCCATGCCTTGTACAGGGCTCTTGCGAGATCCTCGTAGCTTGTCAACTCAACAACATACACTTTGCCCACTTCGGAAATCTGTTTCAGTTGAGATGATGAGAAAGGTAAAGCCAAATATATCGAAACCCCTTCCTCCTCCATAGTCACTGAGGTGGCAATTTGTTTGAATTCTCCCCAACTTAATGCCGTTATATCGACCGGTCTTCGATTTGCGCCGCGGTAAGTGGCGATAAAGTGTGGCCAGGGATTCTCTTGATCTATACCGGATACTCGTGGTCTGCTTAGAAGGTTCATCCACTCAGTATGGACAGCTTCCGCAAAGCTGTTGTATGCCGAGAATTGGTCAAGGCTTAAAGAGGCTATCACTTTTTCAGGTGGGGCCTCGCCAAGGTGCTCGGTTCTTGAAACTTTACAAATCTCGAAGAAGGCCGTTTTCTTCTCTGTAGTCTCCACGTTCTCTTCATCTACACTCGGGCCTCCATCCATCATTTTCACACGAATGAAGCATAGTGCGTACTTGAATTCTTCCCAAACCATGGCTGTACTTATGGGATCCTCCCAACCAAAAAGGGTAATCCTGTATCCTGGCCAAGAACTTCCAATATCCACCACGTTAGGATTAGGATTTCTTCCCCTATACCTTGCCCACTCCAAGACTCCAAGTGCAGGACATGTGCAAGATCCTCATAGCTTCCCAAAGGGCGAAGATCCGCTTCACCTACTGCCTTTTTGGCTTGATTATCTTCAATGAGATAAATGCTAACCAGGTTATGAAACATGCGCACACAACTCGCAACTTTTCTGAATTCTTCCCATCTTAGCTCTTTTACTTCTATCTCAACGGGACTGCCATCTGCTTCACAATAAAGTGTGTCAAAGTTTGGCCATGGCTTGACTATGTCCACTTCCGGTTGTGGTGTTCTACCTGTGAGCTTCACCCATTCAGCATGGACAGCTTGTACAAGAGGTCCATAATCCGAGAAGTCACTGAGCATTAGGGAAGCTATTTCATCTTCAATACTCTGATTGAGGACATTAATGATTTTAAACACCCTTCCATTTCCgtcaccatcttcttcttcttcttcttcttcttcttcttccgtggCCATGTCTTCCTctttgtcatctttttcttcttcttcttctgtggcCATGCCTTCCTCTtcgttatcttcttcttcctcctcttctaaGTTATCCACTTCCTCCTCTGGGTTGGACCTTGAACTGAAAGTAACGTACTCCCTGCGTAACATGCAAAATCACAGTAACAGAAACAACGAAATATGTATAGCTACAGTAAAATCCAATCAAAAAAGTTTTGTCTGACTCTCTTCAGGCTAATCTCATCTATAAATGCACCTGGATGCACTCCTCCCCCCCGCTCAAAAAACTGAGTATTTCCACATTTAGTTTTGATTTACCTCCTTTTACCGTCTTCATTATCCTTTTGAGTCGTTGTTCGTGAGTTATGGAATTGGTAACTGTGGCCGTAGGGACACGTGTCGCCGGCTAGGACCATCCTGAAGACCTCAGTCCCATCATGTGGATGCCCGATGCCATGGGCGAACTGGTAGTGGTCGCCGTAGGGACATGTGCCTGTCGGTTGCCACTTGTTGCACAGCTCCATCTCGAACGTCCCCTGGCTGGAAACTTCGAACTCCAATGCCTCCTGCTCTTTCTTACCACCTGGCAAATACTCGCGCTGTTGCACCTGCACACATCGAACTCTTCTTCCTGAGATAATGCCATGGTCGATGACAATTTTAACTAAGGAGACGCCCGTTCAATTCAATCGACAGAGACTGGTCAATCAAACACCTTCAGCAACATGTTCCGAGAATACAAGGGAAATACGAGATGCCGGTTCAGTCAGTAGAAAATTGAGATCGAGGAAGCACAGTTTCGCAGATCATTTGATAGATTGCGAAGAATCTGTGGAATCCAGAGAAGAAACTCACCTTTGTAAGCTCCTGTGCTCTTGGCATGCGGAGCCGACTCGCTGGTGGTCGACTCGAGCGGCTGTAGCTAGCAGCAGCCTGGTTCAACCTAAAGTAGCCACTGGACCTAATCTTCAGCAGCCAAACTCTTATAGGATTGGTCGTCTCATGTCCGCTCTGCTCCACGACGCTCGCCGATCTGTAATTGCAGACGCCCTCGCTGGAGAAAACCGATCCCATGGAATTAGCATCAGAGAGACCGAGACGGCGGAAGCAGCTCTGCATCGCGAGCTCGGAGTTGGCCAAGCGAAGCTGCGCCAGCGAGTCGATCTCCTCTGTGAGGTCGTACGCGCAACGGAGGAGATCGCAGGGATCGCGCAGCTGCTGGTTCTCCAGAACGAGGCGAGCGCGGTGCTCCAAGGCAATGGCGCTCCTTGCTGTTGCGCTGTGGTGGTCGTCGGAGGAAGCGGAGCACGAGATCACCGTGGAGCTAGAGTGAGGCGATTTTGGCGGGAAAGTGGAGCGGCACAGAGCGCTGAAAGTGGCGGCGAACCGCTGGGTAAGTGCGGAGATGGAGAACTGAGCGGAGGCGTCGTTTTCCATGTCCGAACAGAAGGAAGACTAACATTCAGGAGAGCAAGTTTATCCGTCGAAAGATGTTACTGAGACAAACGAGAGAGAAATCCGATATCAACAAGAGTCACCGAAAGCAAAAGAGATGGAAGCGAGAGATACGTCGATGGAGAGCGAGTCTCACCTGGCGCAAACTGGGAGAAACAGAAATGGATGTAAAAGAAGGAGCTGCTCCTTAGTCATGGATGGGCAGCGGGGGGGAAGAAGGGGAAATCAAAAGCAATCGGGTACTCTCTAGTTCAGGATAATGCCGGTGCTCGCGAACTCAAAATGCTCAAACCCCCACGTGGAGGGAGGCCATTGGCTGCTGACATGGCATGGGGATGGACATTTTCCCGCCAGCGCCTAGAATCCCCCCTAAACCgtttagagagagaagccagctgggctagagagagagagagagagagagagagagacggttcGTTACATGGGGGAATCCATTCGGCGACATGGTAGATAACTGTGTCTTGATTTTAAGaccagggttttttttttttttttggtcggaatctTAAGACCAGGTTACGTTTGATTTACGTCGCGAAAATTAAAAGTGAGGTTTGGAGGTGATGAGTATCAAAGAGTTCCAAAATTATTCCAAGATAAACTTAAATTATGGTCTCTATAATCAATTCCCGCTCATTTTCGCGGGAACGTGACGACATGCGAATTATTTTTGCTCGTGTTTATGAGGACGGTAGCACACGCTTGTGTTGTTGGTCAGCCGAGTTGCTTTGCGAGACCATTCATTCGCACTTATAGGATTCGAACGTTCGATAGAATTCGTTCCTCTTGTTTATAGCCTCCATGCGATCAAGTGGAAATTTATGCACGGTATTTAAGCATGATTAAACTTTCAAATATTTTGAATGAAAGGAAATCATGGTAGGGTCCATATGATTTTTTGCACTGATGTTCATGCaatttttgaggaaaaaaaatataataatctGATAGTTTAATTTATGTATGGTAGAGATCTAAACtaagataataataaaaaatccacCCAAGCGTCTATCATTCTTCTTCCACTGCAGCTCCTGTATATTCAACATTTCGTTCAACCTTCTCCCCTTCTACAATTAAAGTTTATATTCTATCCTTTCTTAGTATTATATCACCAAGACATTTATGCTTAAGATGCCTTTGGGTAAGAAGCTGCATGGCTCTAACACAAACAAACAGAAGTTGCTTCAATAGAAttcatgacaaattttcaaCGTCCGCCATTCATATCAGTTAAAATGTCGAACTGGTATTCGATGGTTAAGATATAAAATCCCTTGCGAAGAAACTGTATACTCCATCCTAATAAAGCACCAATCAAACTCCTTCCCCTGATTCTGTCGAAAGCTCCAGAAGGAACAAACACCGGTTACTCAGAGATGAAGCCCACCGAAGGGGGAAATCAGCTCGGTTACTTCAGATGCAAGATTCGCTTCGCTCTCAGGGTCCTCCGAGCACAGGTGCCTGACTACACTTGATGATGAGGGGTGGAATCGCATCGAAAGCAGGCTCTCTGTCGCTCCCGGATTCCAAGCATTCGCGCCGAAACTGCTCCCAGCTTGCACTTGATCCGTACTAAGGAAACAAGTGATACCATGAGGAGAATCCCATGTCTTTGGAACTTCCTGATCCCTATAGAACGGAAGTTACGAGATCAAATAAAACAATAGTTTGTAATAGATCAATTCGAGTCAGGTTCTTGAGATCATTTACCCAAGGAAAGTGAATCACATAGACTATTGATACGTTCTCGAACTGAAGTCAGGGAAAAGGGACGAGACTTACCCCTCAAGACATCTTACGGTGCAGCGACTAATGAAATCATTTGCATATGCTTTGAGCTCGCTGTCGAGACGTTCAACCAGTCTCGCTGCATCCCTTAAGGGCAATGCATCCCAAATCTTCAGGATTTGGATGTATCTTAGTTCCTTTAGTACATCAACAGTGCACAGCAAGTAGAGACCATCAACCTCGAATTGCTTCACGATATGAGAAGAGCTTTCAGGGAGTAAACCTACACTGCTCTTCTTGGGTCTCCAGCCACCGGCAAGTTTTGAGATGAAGTTCATGATCGACATCTTGGTACTAATTGACGTCAGCTTTCTGAAAGACGTCACAAAGTTGTCACTGAAGAAAACCTACAATTGACAAGAAAACGTATTGTTATTGATTCTGCAAAAGACGGATGTTCATTTTGAACCGACGAATATAGCAAAGAAAACCATCGCGCAAACTTCTTTACCCTCCACCGAGCATTTCTAAATAGCACACCATTTCCACCAAGCGGATCATCGAGCCAAATATTCTCTTCCTTCCCATCCAAACTGGCTTTAACTACATCAGTACTGGGGGAACATTCTCGGCTCTCAGCATCACGAAAGCCCTTTGCCCTCCAGCATGCATTTCTAGTTGGAACACTCCTTCCACCAACTGGAGCATCAAGCTGATCATTCTTCCCATCCAAACTGGCTTTAACTTCATCAGTACTGGGGGAACATTCTCGGCTCTCAGCATCACGAAAGCCCTTTGCCCTCCAGCATGCATTTCTAATTGGAACACTCCTTCCACCAACTGGAGCATCAAGTTGATCATTCTTCCCAGCCAAAGCGGCTTTAACATCATCTATGCTGAAGAAACATCCACGGCTCTTAGCATCATGAACCAAAGCTTCCCATACAGATTTACTTCTCGTCAGCGTCCCCCCGTTCCCCAAAATCCAAAGAGAATATCTACATAGAGGCAGCAAAAAGCAGGTATTGTTTGTAAATAACATCTTATGGCAAAATTTGATCGCTCGGTTAAGCAGGAATACAAGAGACTACCTTGCCCTGGTGATAGTCACATTGGTTCTCTTAGTACAAGAAACAAACCCAACAGATCCACGAGGGTTTGATCTCACAGTGGATACTATTATGATGTCTTCTTCACCCCCTTGGAACCCATCCACTGACCTCACTTTCACTGTAAAgcctttaatattttcatatctttttccaattttcttttgtattgcAGCTACCTGAGCTCTATATGGAGATATCACGCCAACACTTAGATCTTCCCCTGAAGATTTGCATGCTGCAGAAAAACCAAGGCGACATAATTAGATGAGGGAGAAGTTACAACCACACTCGCGTGAAAGTATTGTGTACACCTCCGATTACGGTCTTATGTGTACTGTAAGGCCAAGTTAATGACCTGAATGACAAGAAAGAAGATCATCTCCGGTGTCAAAAAACATTGAAAGCTATGCAACTCCCTCTAAACATGCCAAGAAACTAAATGGACTTGATGGTAAGATTTGACAGAAATATCATTCTCTTGAAGCTTCGACAGTCAACAATTGCCCGCCCATGCTCCACGACAGTATAGCAAAAGGGACATCCACTTATATAACCAAACAAGTGCAAAGATGTGGTCGTTATTTGCATTAATTCATACAAATTTGGCAGGAAATGATATAATATGGAGAAAACCTCTCATGGCATACCTCCGTATAGATTCCTCAAAATCATCAGGACAACTCCTACCTCAACATAGTTTCTAAGGCTATGTCCATCATCCCCACTTTCTTCTCTTCCATTGGAAATATCTATGAAGGAGTACGGGCCAAACATCGGCCACGGCAAATGACATTTTCTGTAACTTTCGCTGGTAACTTTCGGcccattttgaatttgattgttGTAAAAGGTTGCTGTTGGAAAGCGACTTATCTCAGGATGCATTCTATACTGGATATTGAGAAGGTGCCTTGGATGACCCAGAGAACTCAACCTTTCGAATAGACTCCTTCCAAAGCCAGCCTTGCTAGAAAGCTATAGAAATAAAAACATACACAAACTTAAAAGTCAATTAAGCATAAAATCATTCACGTTTATGTGTGCTTGCGTTAAAGGTCAATTTAGCATGAATTCATTTATGTTTTTGTATGCTTGTGCACGTTCCTAGTCAGATATTCAGCGAGGACATACCTTGCTCTCAACCATAGCAGGCAACTGACATTCATCTCCAACTAAAATTGCGTGCCTGACTCCGTGAAGTTGTAGCGGTATCATTGACTCGCATTCTTTCAACTGGGCAGCCTCATCGATCACCAATAAACTGACAGGCTCCATTTCCATGGAGTACAGCTTATATGAGCTTGCGGCAGTGCAGAAAAACAAGGAAGCCGCTTGATAACAGAACTCAGCTATCTTGCTCTTACCCATAGACTTTGCAAGATTTAGCCTTCCAAGAGACGTATTAAGAGTTCGCAAAAGAGAGAGGCATTCACGTCTCTTCATCAACAATGATGTATATAGTGGATCTGTGCCCGTCTTTAATGAAGATGGGCCCGATGAAAATGCTTCCTTCAACTTTCTGGAATCCAACTTCTCTCTATATagtgaaatttcaaaagaatcAAGTAAGATGAGAAGGGACATGATATCCTGGAAATTATGTTCCAAAAGGTAACGTTTGGATATATGAGTGCATAAGATAGAGAAGCATCTTCGGAGAGACTCTGCACTTGACCTGAATCTGTGCTTGAAAAATTCCAGAAATGATTTAAATTCAGGTTTGCATTCCTTTTTGCTGCTTCTATATTTGCTTGCAATATCATTACCATTAGGCTTTGATACAATCTTGCGTTCATTCTCCACAAAAATGTGGTATTGGCAGACAGAGTCATCGAGAATATCAATCATGGAAGGTAGACAACTCTGCCAACCAGTGAGTACGGAAAAGCACTGCGCAAGACAATCAATGCGATGATCCAAGAATATTTCCTCCATATCTGAATCTACTTTCATCCGCTCCTTGTTCCCGAAACATAGCATGTCTCCTAAGTTACAGACCAAGTGTTCCCCATGAGAGTTTGTGCAAACCGATTGTTTTACCATCTGCAAAACACGAGATGCCAATTCCTTGATGGCAACATTTGTTGGAGCACAAACAAGGGTTCTGTGTTTCCTTTTCAAGAGAGTAAAGAGCAGTGCCGCAACAGTTTTTGTCTTCCCAGTCCCTGGAGGACCCTGTATCAATTTTACGGCTGACctgtgttgacacttgattgtATCAAGACAAGTGAGAACAGCTTTTGTCTGGGATTCATTCAGACTACCAAACAAGTTCTTATCGAGACACTCATGCCCAGAGCCATGACTTTGAGTAGTACAGAGATTGCAATCTTTCTCAGCCTGCAAAAAATAACCCAAGTAAAACTTAGAAACTGTgaaaaatttgttgaatatgttCTATCCTTGTACAACCTGCACTAATGTCGAGCACAAAGGATCTTGTGATTTATAAACAAGGTCTATCGCTAAACCTTGTGTCAATACTACTGCATCATTGAAAATTATGTGATCGCAAGACTTGGGGCAATCTTCTTTTGACTGTTTGGAGAAATAACAAAGCTAACTCAAAAGAGAACGGAGTTTTTTCTCATAATCAGAATGAAGTTTTGTTGCTGCACTTATGCATTCACCGTTGACCCTACGGAGATAATAAGTACGAAAAAAACAAAGTCCTTACCGCTGAATCCGTACAGAGAACTTCCCTTACAACTTTCAAGTTCCCAAATCTGTGTAGCACATTCCATATCCTATTGTTAGTGACTGCATTTATTAAAAAAACTGCATACGTTGACTCCCAGGTACGATCATCATTCATTTCATCGTCCAAAAATGCCTCGACTCTGAACGTTACCGATGTTTGAGCATCCTCGTCCTCGTGTTCTACAATTCCAACGACCGATGCAAATGTCCATCTTCCTGCAAACCTTTCTAAGCTGGGAATGGTATCCGGCTTAGCATTAGTTAACATCAAAACATCCCCAGGCAGAGTTTTGTAAGGTTCCTTGCCATTGTTAGTGAACCTGTTTCTCCAGTAGTCCACTTCCACATGGTAAACATTCTTCTTGCCTTCGACAAGCCCAATAACTTTCGCGAAAGGCAGCCTAGATACATTCTGCATACTTGAACAGAGACTGGCTCTTGTTTCCTCCAGCAAAGGAAAGATATAAGAAGCCAGGTACAGGTCAACTGATTGAAATGACTCCAGGATGCTCTTCACCTACAAAAAGGGCGTATTGAAAATCAAACATGGCCGACCAACTTCAGTCGAGCGACTTTGTCGTCGTACATATGAATTTCACACGGATGCGACAGAGTATAGCGATTAAGGAGGGAAGTATATCCCTGAACTCCCAGAAAGAGACGGAGAGCAAGTCCTTCCCCACTTTACAACAATCCCACTTTAAATAACAAGGTTCGCAGGAGAAACATTGCAAAAGTGCAAGGAACTAACATCATTTAGAACATTTTCGAGCATGATAAAAACAACAAACATAGCCCCAAAAagagggggggtggggggtggtaACAAGGAAGGAAAGAGACTGAGAAATGAGAACCTTATCCCTGTAGAGATTCACATCGAAGATTTCTCGAA from Rhodamnia argentea isolate NSW1041297 chromosome 2, ASM2092103v1, whole genome shotgun sequence encodes the following:
- the LOC115737324 gene encoding uncharacterized protein LOC115737324 isoform X12; this translates as MEKACVAKPHALCEKLSTLKLWRNRIIRCAGIRGDQDFSRVISFPLSSLFHAARGHSPIVFFKCSSRTGLIPDFKAARLFIFALSVCRRLKFSDIFVIFEGKVRIFMAFEMGMGLAMDSTEDAQAGPGRKRDKPGDLTDIILSWSLREIFDVNLYRDKVKSILESFQSVDLYLASYIFPLLEETRASLCSSMQNVSRLPFAKVIGLVEGKKNVYHVEVDYWRNRFTNNGKEPYKTLPGDVLMLTNAKPDTIPSLERFAGRWTFASVVGIVEHEDEDAQTSVTFRVEAFLDDEMNDDRTWESTYAVFLINAVTNNRIWNVLHRFGNLKVVREVLCTDSAAEKDCNLCTTQSHGSGHECLDKNLFGSLNESQTKAVLTCLDTIKCQHRSAVKLIQGPPGTGKTKTVAALLFTLLKRKHRTLVCAPTNVAIKELASRVLQMVKQSVCTNSHGEHLVCNLGDMLCFGNKERMKVDSDMEEIFLDHRIDCLAQCFSVLTGWQSCLPSMIDILDDSVCQYHIFVENERKIVSKPNGNDIASKYRSSKKECKPEFKSFLEFFKHRFRSSAESLRRCFSILCTHISKRYLLEHNFQDIMSLLILLDSFEISLYREKLDSRKLKEAFSSGPSSLKTGTDPLYTSLLMKRRECLSLLRTLNTSLGRLNLAKSMGKSKIAEFCYQAASLFFCTAASSYKLYSMEMEPVSLLVIDEAAQLKECESMIPLQLHGVRHAILVGDECQLPAMVESKLSSKAGFGRSLFERLSSLGHPRHLLNIQYRMHPEISRFPTATFYNNQIQNGPKVTSESYRKCHLPWPMFGPYSFIDISNGREESGDDGHSLRNYVEVGVVLMILRNLYGACKSSGEDLSVGVISPYRAQVAAIQKKIGKRYENIKGFTVKVRSVDGFQGGEEDIIIVSTVRSNPRGSVGFVSCTKRTNVTITRARYSLWILGNGGTLTRSKSVWEALVHDAKSRGCFFSIDDVKAALAGKNDQLDAPVGGRSVPIRNACWRAKGFRDAESRECSPSTDEVKAIWMGRKRIFGSMIRLVEMVCYLEMLGGGFSSVTTL
- the LOC115737324 gene encoding uncharacterized protein LOC115737324 isoform X3: MEKACVAKPHALCEKLSTLKLWRNRIIRCAGIRGDQDFSRVISFPLSSLFHAARGHSPIVFFKCSSRTGLIPDFKAARLFIFALSVCRRLKFSDIFVIFEGKVRIFMAFEMGMGLAMDSTEDAQAGPGRKRDKPGDLTDIILSWSLREIFDVNLYRDKVKSILESFQSVDLYLASYIFPLLEETRASLCSSMQNVSRLPFAKVIGLVEGKKNVYHVEVDYWRNRFTNNGKEPYKTLPGDVLMLTNAKPDTIPSLERFAGRWTFASVVGIVEHEDEDAQTSVTFRVEAFLDDEMNDDRTWESTYAVFLINAVTNNRIWNVLHRFGNLKVVREVLCTDSAAEKDCNLCTTQSHGSGHECLDKNLFGSLNESQTKAVLTCLDTIKCQHRSAVKLIQGPPGTGKTKTVAALLFTLLKRKHRTLVCAPTNVAIKELASRVLQMVKQSVCTNSHGEHLVCNLGDMLCFGNKERMKVDSDMEEIFLDHRIDCLAQCFSVLTGWQSCLPSMIDILDDSVCQYHIFVENERKIVSKPNGNDIASKYRSSKKECKPEFKSFLEFFKHRFRSSAESLRRCFSILCTHISKRYLLEHNFQDIMSLLILLDSFEISLYREKLDSRKLKEAFSSGPSSLKTGTDPLYTSLLMKRRECLSLLRTLNTSLGRLNLAKSMGKSKIAEFCYQAASLFFCTAASSYKLYSMEMEPVSLLVIDEAAQLKECESMIPLQLHGVRHAILVGDECQLPAMVESKLSSKAGFGRSLFERLSSLGHPRHLLNIQYRMHPEISRFPTATFYNNQIQNGPKVTSESYRKCHLPWPMFGPYSFIDISNGREESGDDGHSLRNYVEVGVVLMILRNLYGACKSSGEDLSVGVISPYRAQVAAIQKKIGKRYENIKGFTVKVRSVDGFQGGEEDIIIVSTVRSNPRGSVGFVSCTKRTNVTITRARYSLWILGNGGTLTRSKSVWEALVHDAKSRGCFFSIDDVKAALAGKNDQLDAPVGGRSVPIRNACWRAKGFRDAESRECSPSTDEVKASLDGKNDQLDAPVGGRSVPTRNACWRAKGFRDAESRECSPSTDVVKASLDGKEENIWLDDPLGGNGVLFRNARWRVFFSDNFVTSFRKLTSISTKMSIMNFISKLAGGWRPKKSSVGLLPESSSHIVKQFEVDGLYLLCTVDVLKELRYIQILKIWDALPLRDAARLVERLDSELKAYANDFISRCTVRCLEGKFQRHGILLMVSLVSLVRIKCKLGAVSARMLGIRERQRACFRCDSTPHHQV